In Amia ocellicauda isolate fAmiCal2 chromosome 3, fAmiCal2.hap1, whole genome shotgun sequence, the DNA window TGCGTTTGCGGGACCAGGCATGTCCACGGAGTAAGCAAGACATTGTGAAAGACGAGGCGCCAGAGATGCTCATCGCTCATGGATTAAAATCTTCCAGCTGCTTAGTAACACTTCCTCAGTAGGTTTCCCTTTGAAACAGCCCTAAATgacaactgatttttttttttttttttaagaaccaGGTTCATGTCTCATAACTACTAATGCAAATCAAAATAACGGTTTTAATGATGTCCcccctcttttcttttttacttaaATGTGTTGCAGGCTCGGCTGTCCTAGCTCTTTTGCTGGCTGGTTATTTGGGTCAACAGTACTTGCCTCACCCTAAGCCCAAAGTCATCGGTCTGGACCTGGGCACCACCTTCTGCTCTGTGGGGGTCTTCCATCCCGGCGTGGGGGATGTGGAGGTGATTGGTGATGAGGACGGGAGGAAGAGCCTCCCAAGTGTGGTGTCCTTCACTGCCTCTGACATCAACGTGGGCTATGATGGACAGGAACTGGCCGACGCCAATCCTTACAACACCATCTACGATGCCAAAAGATTCATAGGGAAGCTTTTTAAACCCGAAGAGTTGGCTCAGGAAAGTGCCAGATACCAGTTTAAGGTACATTGGGCATGTTTCTTAACTCTTAAGTCCTTGTAACAGAGAGGATGGAACCCTTCATTGCCAAGACGGACAGTTAGAAATCGTTAGATAAATCATAGATAAGCTTGTGAAAAAAGCTGTAGCTCTGGTGGTTGTACCATGTGGTTTCTTTCTTCCAGGTTGTATATGACAACGGGAGTGCAGAGTTTTCAATAACGACCAATCGGACGTTCACTGTCAGCCCGGAGTTCATTGGCTCCCGCCTCCTCCTGAAAATGAGGAAGATGGCAGAGAGGCACCTGGGAGTGCCTATCTCCAAGGCCGTCATCTCTGTGCCGGCGGAGTTCGACGAGAGACAAAGAAACTACACAATCAGGGCAGCCAATCTGGCAGGTAACGTCTCGGATTTCATCGAGCCCTTGTATTGAAGAAAACGGACTCAGTATGTGACACTCCTGTGGTTGCACAATAAGCATTTCCCTGATGATCGTCGTCCGTAGTTCTAGGGCTCCCGGTAATGGTTCTCAGTGTGTAGTTGTTTCTGCTTTCAAACCAATACTTGGACTTCTTATCAAAATGGTCTTTGAAAAGCATAAGTACAATTCATTCAATTACCAAGATATCTCATCATTCTGAAAGCTGTTTTAGATTCTGGCCTGTGTTTGCTCTAATTGTTTATCCAATATTTACCGGCCTTGTCTGGTGCTCTCAGGTCTGGACATCCTGCGGGTGATCAATGAGCCGACGGCAGCAGCTATGGCCTATGGGCTGCACAAGGCGGACGTCTTCAATGTGCTGGTGGTCGACCTGGGGGGAGGAACCTTGGATGTCTCCTTATTGAACAAACGGGGAGGCATGTTTCTAACCAGGGCCATGGCAGGTAAGACTTCCTTTCATCTTCTGTAGGTTGGGGTTGGGTAATTGATCTGTAGCTTTCTAtgaccaaaacaaataaaaccagaaGACAAAAATCTGTGAGAATGGTCTCCGTTTCAGGTGGCTTCACTGAATTGTAGTCAAACCTCTGCTTTACCTACATTTAGTTGTGATATTTTGCTCTTGACTGACCTGCTTTATCGTTTTCTTTATGGCTCAGGGAATAATAAGCTGGGGGGCCAGGACTTCAACCAGCGGCTTCTGCAGCACATATTGGAGCGAGTCCAACAGCAGTACGGGGTCCTTCCCTCGCGCAAGGAAGACATCCACCGTCTGCGGCAGGCCGTGGAGCAGGCCAAGCTCAATCTGACCCTCCAGCCCAGCTACTTGTTCAGCACTGCCCTGAGCCTGGAGCCGCGGGGGCCCCAGGGGGAGCCCCAGGGCGTGCAGTTCCAGGAGGTGATCACCAGAGAGCTGTTCGAGGAGCTGAACGCCGACCTCTTCCAGAAAATCCTCATTCCAATCGAGGAGGTGCTGAGGGAGGGCCAGCTGGCCAAGGCGGAGGTGGACGAGATCGTGTTGGTTGGCGGATCAACGAGGATCCCCCGCATTCGCCAGATCATCAGCGAGTATTTCGGGAAGGACCCAAACACCTCCGTGGACCCGGATCTGGCGGTGGTGACTGGCGTGGCCATCCAGGCAGGGATCATGGGTGGCTCCTGGCCTTTGCAGGTCAGCGCTATCGAGATTCCCAACAGGCACTTACAGAAGACGAACTTCGATTGATtcctaattaaaaaacaatggtgttattttgtgtaacatttattttttcattaaaaatgggaaaaatcaaccaacaacaaaaaacattcttCTTGCCAGACTAGCCTAAGGATCATATCTACACTTTCTGTCCATCTCAGTCTCGAAGTGTTCAGAACATATGTCAGAGACTGATCTGAATGGCGTTGCATTTTCACATTCACTCCCACTGCTCCCTTGGCGCACAGTGTGTTTCATTAACAGACCTGCAATTTTGAATGCTTGTGTTCCCGTTTTTAGTTAAGTCCTCATCGGGGAGAAGAAAAGTCCTCCTTATTTACAGCGAATATCAGAGGAACAAATGGTTGATTgactaaaagaaaacaacaaaaaaaacaagctcAGCTGTAATGTTTACTGAAACATTCTGCCAGATGGTCAATAACAACTGAAACCCAGCTAGTTTTgattctaaataaaaataactattgcttTATGGTTAAGGGTTTGAGGAACTAATCTGTCCAAGGTATAGATTAGGAAACTGCTCAGGAAGAGGAGACCGAAATGAAGTCAAGATGTTTCATACAATTTACAGACACCTGCTAAAACACTTTGAATTGCTACTTTGGACgagttggtggtggtgttgagCGAGGGACAAAAACTATTTAATTGCCTGCAGGAAACTGAGACATTTTAAGAGGTGTCttttaaatgtgggtgtcattTCTTCCCCTGCTCCTCATACATTTAGTTGTGCCTTTCCTGAAAAGTGAACTGCTTGACCATCTTGGTACTTGTGATGCTTTACAAATTGCACTGGGCACATTTTGCGTTcatgatttaaaatgaatgttgaCCTTTGAAAGGGTTAAACAGAAACTTGTCTGTGTACTTTGCAGCAAATGAATTAATCCTGTGTTTAAGAATAGAATACCTTATAGTATAACACGGTCACCGGAGAGAggattgaaaaacacaaaaaagggaAATGATCCTGTATTGAAGCAAATTGTATAGTGTAAACTGGCTATAGGGGCCACATTGGAAATTCTGCAGTCAGTTTAAACAATACGTGGATAAtttcacttttttgtttgtgacagagttttaattttattttcttggtaTAAAAAGTGGTGGCTTTACCACCACCGAGATCAAAACAGAGTTTACATGATTTTGAGGGAATGTGAATGTATTTATGGACCAGGATTCTCTGCAAAATGCAgaactatttattttacattttagtttctCTCCAATGTACTATCAtgtataaatatgaaatatttccTCCAAAGGCAACACTGAAAGTTCTCGAAGGTGAAAAACTGAATTTGGCAGCTGGAGAAAAGATATCCAGGTTCCTCTGTACAGATGGGATCAAATTTAGTGAATTTCAGTGGCAATTAGTGTCTCACTTTGGCTGCATTGTGACGACATTTTCCATTTATCAAAAGACATTCCAGCCAAGTGTAGAGAAACCTGAAGGCTAAAGACTCAAATGAAAAGGGTCAGATTCAAAGAGTCCGATTGTCAAGGGTGTTGTTAATAAACTCTGATGTGCATAACTGCACAGTAAAAGGGACAGGAGGTAACATTCCCCAATGTGCTCAAAATACTGTTCAGCCAGTATGAAGTACTGTATCTCTAGTGCAATGAAAAATTCAATATTACATAGAGAATAATATATGAAGAggagataatatattttttctttgagAAGTACAATTGTGTTGTTTTGATTGCAAAAAGCTTTGTAGGTCAATTAACTGAACATTCAATTCCACAATGCCTGTAAATGAACTGTAAGGTTTGACAGCTGTACTACTTTTTCATGAAAGTCAATATTAAACCAGATTTCTTTTTTGTACCAGTTTGGcggttatatttttgtattcattacttTTACCTGCTCTGTGAAGACTTATCCTCACAGTCTAGTTTTTGGCAAATCTAGGAACAAACTTTGAATGTGCATAGAGATGAGATAAAGTTACTTTCCTAGCAAATAATTTActcatttca includes these proteins:
- the hspa13 gene encoding heat shock 70 kDa protein 13, with product MAGEMSILGSAVLALLLAGYLGQQYLPHPKPKVIGLDLGTTFCSVGVFHPGVGDVEVIGDEDGRKSLPSVVSFTASDINVGYDGQELADANPYNTIYDAKRFIGKLFKPEELAQESARYQFKVVYDNGSAEFSITTNRTFTVSPEFIGSRLLLKMRKMAERHLGVPISKAVISVPAEFDERQRNYTIRAANLAGLDILRVINEPTAAAMAYGLHKADVFNVLVVDLGGGTLDVSLLNKRGGMFLTRAMAGNNKLGGQDFNQRLLQHILERVQQQYGVLPSRKEDIHRLRQAVEQAKLNLTLQPSYLFSTALSLEPRGPQGEPQGVQFQEVITRELFEELNADLFQKILIPIEEVLREGQLAKAEVDEIVLVGGSTRIPRIRQIISEYFGKDPNTSVDPDLAVVTGVAIQAGIMGGSWPLQVSAIEIPNRHLQKTNFD